From Litorilinea aerophila:
TCTCTTCCAACGCACCCTTGCCATTCCAGCCGCCCTGACCAATCAACGTCTGGAATGACACGATGTGCTGATGGTTTTCAGTTGTTAAGGTTCTCAATTCCCAACACGATGTGCTGATGTACGACAAGTAGGCAGTAGGCAGGAGGAGGGGGTCAGGCGGGGACTTCAGTGGGTGGGGAGTCCTCGTCCGTGGGGAGGAGCCAGATGGGGCCGAAGGTCTCCGTCTGGCGGGCTTCCAGCTCCCGGCGCTTGATCAGTTCCAGGACGGCCAGGAAGGTGACGATCACTTCCATGCGCCATGAACTGTCGGCCAACAGTTCGTGGAAGGCCAGCCCAACTCGCCGACCTTCCTGGCGGCTCTGCTGCCGACAGGCCGCCAGCCGGGCGCGGACATCGGCGATCTTTTCAGCCACGGTGATGGCGTAGGTGTGGACCCGCGGCGCGGGCGGTTCCACCGGCATGCGCTCCAGGGCCCGGCGCAAGGCGGCGTGGAGTTTTTCCAGCCCCACCGGCTCCAGGACAGGCGGCGAGGCGGCCCCGCTGCCCACCAGGACAGCCTTGGGCACGGGCGCGGTGCGGGCGTAGG
This genomic window contains:
- a CDS encoding segregation and condensation protein A; translation: MSIAIPHPLGAAYPVHLPVFQGPLELLLHLIERQELDISEVSLVAVTDQYLQTLQQLEEIEPGALADFLVVASRLLFIKSRALLPQPPAGDEEEEENPGDALVRQLLAYRQFKQVAATLREREEQGLRAYARTAPVPKAVLVGSGAASPPVLEPVGLEKLHAALRRALERMPVEPPAPRVHTYAITVAEKIADVRARLAACRQQSRQEGRRVGLAFHELLADSSWRMEVIVTFLAVLELIKRRELEARQTETFGPIWLLPTDEDSPPTEVPA